A single window of Arvicanthis niloticus isolate mArvNil1 chromosome X, mArvNil1.pat.X, whole genome shotgun sequence DNA harbors:
- the Vegfd gene encoding vascular endothelial growth factor D isoform X2: MFKIFKMYGEWAVVNIFIMFYVYLVQGFNSEHGAVKRSSRSMLERSEQQIRAASSLEELLQIANSEDWKLWRCRLKLKSLTSMDSRSTSHRSTRFAATFYDTETLKVIDEEWQRTQCSPRETCVEVASELGKTTNTFFKPPCVNVFRCGGCCNEESVMCMNTSTSYISKQLFEISVPLTSVPELVPVKIANHTGCKCLPTGPRHPYSIIRRSIQIPEEDQCPHSKKLCPIDMLWDNTKCKCVLQDESPLPETEDHSYLQEPALCGPHMMFDEDRCECVCKAPCPGDLIQHPENCSCFECKESLESCCQKHKIFHPDTCRSMIFSLSP; this comes from the exons atgtttaaaatattcaaaatgtatgGAGAGTGGGCAGTTGTGAATATTTTCATCATGTTCTACGTGTACCTGGTGCAGGGCTTCAATAGTGAACATGGAGCAGTGAAG CGATCATCCCGGTCCATGTTGGAACGTTCTGAACAACAGATCCGAGCAGCTTCCAGTTTGGAGGAGTTGCTGCAAATCGCGAACTCTGAGGACTGGAAGTTGTGGCGATGCCGGTTGAAGCTCAAAAGTCTTACCAGTATGGACTCTCGCTCAACATCCCATCGCTCCACCAGATTTGCGGCAACTTTCTATGACACTGAAACACTAAAAG TTATAGATGAAGAATGGCAGAGGACCCAATGCAGCCCTCGAGAAACATGCGTAGAAGTCGCTAGTGAGCTGGGGAAGACAACCAACACATTCTTCAAGCCCCCCTGTGTAAATGTCTTCCGGTGTGGAGGCTGCTGCAACGAAGAGAGTGTGATGTGTATGAACACAAGCACCTCCTACATCTCCAAACAG CTCTTTGAGATATCAGTGCCTCTGACATCAGTGCCCGAGTTAGTGCCTGTTAAAATTGCCAACCATACGGGTTGTAAGTGCTTGCCCACGGGGCCCCGCCATCCTTACTCAATTATCAGAAGATCCATTCAGATCCCAGAAGAAGATCA ATGTCCCCATTCCAAGAAACTCTGTCCTATTGACATGCTGTGGGATAACACCAAATGTAAATGTGTTTTACAAGATGAGAGTCCACTGCCTGAGACAGAAG ACCACTCTTACCTCCAGGAACCAGCTCTCTGTGGACCACACATGATGTTTGATGAAGATCGCTGTGAGTGCGTCTGTAAAGCACCTTGTCCTGGTGATCTCATTCAGCACCCAGAAAACTGCAGTTGCTTTGAATGCAAAGAAAGTCTGGAGAGCTGCTGCCAAAAGCACAAGATTTTTCACCCAGACACCTGCAGGTCAATGATCTTTTCGCTTTCCCCTTAA
- the Vegfd gene encoding vascular endothelial growth factor D isoform X1: MFKIFKMYGEWAVVNIFIMFYVYLVQGFNSEHGAVKDFSFERSSRSMLERSEQQIRAASSLEELLQIANSEDWKLWRCRLKLKSLTSMDSRSTSHRSTRFAATFYDTETLKVIDEEWQRTQCSPRETCVEVASELGKTTNTFFKPPCVNVFRCGGCCNEESVMCMNTSTSYISKQLFEISVPLTSVPELVPVKIANHTGCKCLPTGPRHPYSIIRRSIQIPEEDQCPHSKKLCPIDMLWDNTKCKCVLQDESPLPETEDHSYLQEPALCGPHMMFDEDRCECVCKAPCPGDLIQHPENCSCFECKESLESCCQKHKIFHPDTCRSMIFSLSP, from the exons atgtttaaaatattcaaaatgtatgGAGAGTGGGCAGTTGTGAATATTTTCATCATGTTCTACGTGTACCTGGTGCAGGGCTTCAATAGTGAACATGGAGCAGTGAAG gatttttcttttgagCGATCATCCCGGTCCATGTTGGAACGTTCTGAACAACAGATCCGAGCAGCTTCCAGTTTGGAGGAGTTGCTGCAAATCGCGAACTCTGAGGACTGGAAGTTGTGGCGATGCCGGTTGAAGCTCAAAAGTCTTACCAGTATGGACTCTCGCTCAACATCCCATCGCTCCACCAGATTTGCGGCAACTTTCTATGACACTGAAACACTAAAAG TTATAGATGAAGAATGGCAGAGGACCCAATGCAGCCCTCGAGAAACATGCGTAGAAGTCGCTAGTGAGCTGGGGAAGACAACCAACACATTCTTCAAGCCCCCCTGTGTAAATGTCTTCCGGTGTGGAGGCTGCTGCAACGAAGAGAGTGTGATGTGTATGAACACAAGCACCTCCTACATCTCCAAACAG CTCTTTGAGATATCAGTGCCTCTGACATCAGTGCCCGAGTTAGTGCCTGTTAAAATTGCCAACCATACGGGTTGTAAGTGCTTGCCCACGGGGCCCCGCCATCCTTACTCAATTATCAGAAGATCCATTCAGATCCCAGAAGAAGATCA ATGTCCCCATTCCAAGAAACTCTGTCCTATTGACATGCTGTGGGATAACACCAAATGTAAATGTGTTTTACAAGATGAGAGTCCACTGCCTGAGACAGAAG ACCACTCTTACCTCCAGGAACCAGCTCTCTGTGGACCACACATGATGTTTGATGAAGATCGCTGTGAGTGCGTCTGTAAAGCACCTTGTCCTGGTGATCTCATTCAGCACCCAGAAAACTGCAGTTGCTTTGAATGCAAAGAAAGTCTGGAGAGCTGCTGCCAAAAGCACAAGATTTTTCACCCAGACACCTGCAGGTCAATGATCTTTTCGCTTTCCCCTTAA
- the Vegfd gene encoding vascular endothelial growth factor D isoform X3 encodes MFKIFKMYGEWAVVNIFIMFYVYLVQGFNSEHGAVKDFSFERSSRSMLERSEQQIRAASSLEELLQIANSEDWKLWRCRLKLKSLTSMDSRSTSHRSTRFAATFYDTETLKVIDEEWQRTQCSPRETCVEVASELGKTTNTFFKPPCVNVFRCGGCCNEESVMCMNTSTSYISKQLFEISVPLTSVPELVPVKIANHTGCKCLPTGPRHPYSIIRRSIQIPEEDQCPHSKKLCPIDMLWDNTKCKCVLQDESPLPETEEQWSIMLGMIWQQEQC; translated from the exons atgtttaaaatattcaaaatgtatgGAGAGTGGGCAGTTGTGAATATTTTCATCATGTTCTACGTGTACCTGGTGCAGGGCTTCAATAGTGAACATGGAGCAGTGAAG gatttttcttttgagCGATCATCCCGGTCCATGTTGGAACGTTCTGAACAACAGATCCGAGCAGCTTCCAGTTTGGAGGAGTTGCTGCAAATCGCGAACTCTGAGGACTGGAAGTTGTGGCGATGCCGGTTGAAGCTCAAAAGTCTTACCAGTATGGACTCTCGCTCAACATCCCATCGCTCCACCAGATTTGCGGCAACTTTCTATGACACTGAAACACTAAAAG TTATAGATGAAGAATGGCAGAGGACCCAATGCAGCCCTCGAGAAACATGCGTAGAAGTCGCTAGTGAGCTGGGGAAGACAACCAACACATTCTTCAAGCCCCCCTGTGTAAATGTCTTCCGGTGTGGAGGCTGCTGCAACGAAGAGAGTGTGATGTGTATGAACACAAGCACCTCCTACATCTCCAAACAG CTCTTTGAGATATCAGTGCCTCTGACATCAGTGCCCGAGTTAGTGCCTGTTAAAATTGCCAACCATACGGGTTGTAAGTGCTTGCCCACGGGGCCCCGCCATCCTTACTCAATTATCAGAAGATCCATTCAGATCCCAGAAGAAGATCA ATGTCCCCATTCCAAGAAACTCTGTCCTATTGACATGCTGTGGGATAACACCAAATGTAAATGTGTTTTACAAGATGAGAGTCCACTGCCTGAGACAGAAG AACAGTGGTCCATCATGCTGGGGATGATCTGGCAGCAAGAGCAGTGCTGA